Proteins encoded together in one Leucoraja erinacea ecotype New England chromosome 30, Leri_hhj_1, whole genome shotgun sequence window:
- the LOC129711415 gene encoding E3 ubiquitin-protein ligase RNF186-like encodes MEKKVVGSTSASELDCSICFNKYEPFIRKPKLLSCQHCFCAICLKIMVSLKDGSWVVSCPLCRRCTVVVDSLVSNLPDNPSLMEVLPRRMSAFPESVPEILLSPHLLLQSQPSTFTLLAHIDDSNRSRDNGDERFRDLVTASAIRRFLVTMIFFLILLYGLQYFFKNTTLIWILVVMTVLCALTGLILLYFTCRHSRSGESRRFWNPRSVLSRH; translated from the coding sequence ATGGAGAAAAAGGTTGTTGGAAGCACCTCGGCGTCAGAGCTCGACTGCTCAATTTGCTTCAACAAGTACGAACCTTTCATCAGGAAACCCAAGCTGCTGAGCTGCCAGCACTGTTTCTGCGCCATCTGCCTGAAGATCATGGTGTCACTCAAGGACGGCTCCTGGGTTGTCTCCTGCCCGCTCTGCAGGCGCTGCACGGTGGTGGTGGACTCGCTGGTCAGCAACCTCCCAGACAACCCGAGCCTGATGGAGGTCCTGCCCAGAAGGATGTCCGCCTTCCCCGAGTCCGTGCCCGAGATCCTGCTGTCTCCACACTTGCTGCTGCAGAGCCAGCCCAGCACCTTCACCTTGCTCGCCCACATCGATGACTCCAACCGCTCTAGGGACAATGGAGATGAACGCTTCAGGGATCTGGTCACCGCATCAGCCATCAGGCGATTTCTGGTCACCATGATCTTTTTCCTGATCCTCTTGTATGGACTTCAGTATTTCTTCAAGAACACCACTCTGATCTGGATCTTGGTCGTGATGACAGTATTGTGTGCATTGACCGGACTGATTCTACTATACTTCACTTGCCGGCACAGTAGAAGTGGGGAATCCAGGAGATTCTGGAACCCCCGGTCTGTCCTCTCCAGACACTGA